The following coding sequences lie in one Hoplias malabaricus isolate fHopMal1 chromosome 14, fHopMal1.hap1, whole genome shotgun sequence genomic window:
- the prf1.5 gene encoding perforin 1.5, protein MGHQKHRTVHLLFCSAIILALCHKNSGCHTGAPSECEKAPFVPGYNLAGEGFDVVRMRRNGAYVINVKSHIADNNTCTLCENRFQGRQVQKLPSAVLDWRPFSRCSKQLSSALHHSIDTLIKSSTSLINNNWGMDLSLDDLGKVILGGSRSDIAKFAQSQHMMDKATFALHEISCTYYSYRVKDHPELSAEFSKHILRLPRHYDETTKFQYRRTIDTYGTHYIRHVHLGGRVRRVTAFRTCLATLKGFSESDIKNCLNIELKVSLGFLPANASLSNKCSNILKEDMSMGFYQGFMTHKIEVLGGEKYFPDLVLQSPSEAYTSWMNSLHENPDVISYAIFPLHHLVTDQEISASLKRAITEYIEENELSVEQRQNQDCTPVSNLDHNCCPLRAGRGTLRVAVNRAAGLKADFFTRTDGYVKVWYNNMYEETEVLIDDNDPQWNINYNFGSIEFGHELIFEVWDSDVLYNDFVGRCVVQPERGTHSHSCKLKNGVFYFTYSAVCDAHLTGQNCGRYSPKA, encoded by the exons ATGGGTCATCAGAAACACCGTACTGTGCACCTATTATTCTGCAGTGCCATAATTCTGGCTCTGTGCCACAAGAACTCAGGATGCCATACAGGAGCCCCATCAGAATGTGAGAAAGCCCCCTTTGTCCCTGGATATAACCTAGCAGGTGAAGGCTTTGACGTGGTCCGGATGCGGCGTAACGGGGCCTATGTGATAAACGTCAAATCCCATATTGCTGACAATAACACGTGCACTTTGTGCGAGAACCGCTTCCAGGGCAGGCAGGTTCAGAAACTGCCCTCAGCGGTGTTGGACTGGCGTCCCTTTAGCCGCTGCAGCAAACAGCTATCAAGTGCTCTTCACCATTCTATCGATACACTTATCAAGAGCTCAACATCGCTCATCAATAACAACTGGGGAATGGACCTTAGTCTGGATGATCTAGGCAAAGTGATCTTGGGAGGAAGCCGTTCAGATATAGCCAAGTTTGCTCAATCTCAGCATATGATGGACAAAGCAACCTTTGCTCTTCATGAGATCAGCTGCACATACTATAG TTACAGGGTTAAAGATCACCCAGAGCTCAGTGCAGAATTCTCAAAACATATACTTCGACTACCTAGACATTACGACGAAACAACTAAGTTCCAGTACCGCAGGACTATCGACACATATGGCACCCATTACATTCGTCACGTGCATCTAGGAGGACGCGTGAGACGAGTCACAGCCTTCCGAACGTGCCTCGCAACCTTAAAAGGCTTCTCAGAGTCAGATATAAAGAATTGTCTGAACATTGAGTTAAAGGTGTCTCTAGGTTTCCTGCCTGCAAATGCATCACTTTCTaataaatgttccaacatcctCAAAGAAGACATGAGTATGGGCTTCTACCAGGGATTCATGACTCATAAAATTGAGGTTTTGGGAGGTGAAAAATACTTTCCAGACCTTGTGCTTCAAAGCCCGTCTGAGGCCTACACAAGTTGGATGAACAGCTTACATGAGAACCCAGATGTCATTTCATATGCCATTTTTCCACTCCATCATCTGGTAACTGACCAAGAAATAAGTGCCAGTCTGAAGAGGGCGATCACAGAGTACATTGAAGAGAATGAGCTTTCTGTGGAGCAGAGGCAGAACCAAGATTGCACACCAGTGTCAAACCTGGACCACAACTGCTGTCCTCTCAGGGCAGGGCGTGGTACGTTAAGAGTGGCAGTAAACCGGGCTGCAGGTCTAAAGGCAGACTTCTTCACTCGTACAGACGGCTATGTGAAAGTATGGTACAATAACATGTATGAAGAGACTGAAGTACTGATCGATGACAATGACCCACAATGGAACATTAATTACAATTTTGGTTCCATTGAGTTTGGCCATGAGTTAATATTTGAGGTGTGGGACAGTGATGTATTGTATAATGATTTCGTGGGAAGATGCGTGGTCCAGCCTGAACGTGGGACTCACTCCCACAGTTGTAAACTGAAGAATGGAGTTTTTTACTTTACatacagtgctgtgtgtgatgcTCACCTGACAGGCCAAAATTGTGGAAGGTACTCCCCAAAGGCATAA